The following are encoded in a window of Peromyscus maniculatus bairdii isolate BWxNUB_F1_BW_parent chromosome X, HU_Pman_BW_mat_3.1, whole genome shotgun sequence genomic DNA:
- the LOC143270755 gene encoding histone H2A-Bbd type 2/3-like, with translation MPRTRQGSRRGSSSSSSRRSRTSRAELTFSVSLVEHHLRESGHGRRLSETVPILLTAILEFLTRRLLELAGNEAQRRGAQRLITPELLDMTVYNNTMLSELFQFATISQVAPAGGPHRGRRRQR, from the coding sequence ATGCCCAGGACCAGACAGGGCAGCCGTCGagggtcgtcgtcgtcgtcgtctcgCCGCTCCCGCACCTCCAGAGCCGAGCTGACCTTCTCTGTGAGCCTGGTGGAACACCATCTTCGGGAGAGCGGCCATGGCCGGCGGCTGAGCGAAACGGTGCCCATCTTGCTGACCGCCATCCTGGAGTTCCTGACCCGCAGGCTGCTGGAGCTGGCAGGCAATGAGGCCCAACGCCGAGGCGCACAGAGGCTCATCACCCCAGAGCTGCTGGACATGACTGTCTACAATAACACGATGCTCAGCGAACTGTTCCAGTTCGCCACCATCTCCCAGGTGGCCCCGGCTGGTGGCCCTCATCGTGGGCGTCGACGTCAACGCTAG